A genomic region of Mycobacterium senriense contains the following coding sequences:
- the ppgK gene encoding polyphosphate--glucose phosphotransferase, with translation MTSTDSTTDTPGTAITDGRPQRRGFGIDVGGSGIKGGIVDMDTGQLIGERVKLLTPQPATPSAVAKTIAQVVSAFDWTGPLGVTYPGVVTHGVVQTAANVDKAWIGTNARDVISAELDGREVVVLNDADAAGLAEEHYGAGKGQSGLVVLLTFGTGIGSAVIHNGTLIPNTEFGHLEVGGKEAEQRAASSVKEKNDWSYEKWAKQVTKVLVSIENAVWPDLFIAGGGISRKAEKWVPLLTNRTPVVAAALLNTAGIVGAAMAATSDVTH, from the coding sequence ATGACCAGCACCGACTCGACCACGGACACGCCCGGCACCGCCATCACCGACGGCAGGCCGCAGCGTCGCGGATTCGGCATCGATGTCGGCGGCAGTGGCATCAAGGGCGGCATCGTCGACATGGACACCGGGCAGCTGATCGGTGAGCGGGTCAAGCTACTGACCCCGCAGCCCGCGACGCCCTCGGCGGTGGCCAAGACCATCGCCCAGGTGGTCAGCGCCTTCGACTGGACCGGCCCGCTCGGAGTCACCTACCCCGGCGTCGTCACCCACGGCGTGGTGCAGACCGCGGCCAACGTCGACAAGGCCTGGATCGGCACCAACGCGCGCGACGTCATCAGCGCCGAGCTGGACGGTCGGGAAGTCGTCGTCCTCAACGACGCCGACGCGGCCGGGCTGGCCGAGGAACATTACGGCGCGGGCAAGGGCCAGTCGGGCCTGGTGGTGTTGCTGACCTTCGGCACCGGGATCGGCTCCGCGGTGATTCACAACGGGACGCTGATACCCAACACCGAGTTCGGCCATCTCGAGGTCGGCGGCAAGGAGGCCGAGCAGCGGGCGGCGTCCTCGGTGAAGGAGAAGAACGACTGGTCCTACGAGAAGTGGGCCAAGCAGGTGACCAAAGTGCTGGTGAGCATCGAGAACGCGGTGTGGCCGGATCTGTTCATCGCGGGCGGCGGAATCAGCCGCAAGGCCGAAAAATGGGTGCCGCTGCTGACCAACCGCACCCCGGTGGTGGCCGCGGCCCTGCTCAACACCGCCGGGATCGTCGGCGCGGCCATGGCCGCCACCTCGGACGTGACTCACTGA
- a CDS encoding DUF3710 domain-containing protein, translated as MAFGKRTPKDDDADTSAADEVAAAGADEPSPEEFEGPFDIEDFDDPAVAELARLDLGSVLIPMPEAGQLQVELTETGVPSAVWVVTPNGRFTIAAYAAPKTGGLWREVAGELAESLRNDAAQVSIKDGPWGREVVGTATGVVRFIGVDGYRWMIRCVINGPHETMEALEQEARAALADTVVRRGDTPLPVRTPLTVQLPEPMAQQLREAAAAQQAAQQDDAQQAEGQQASPNEPAARRSVDGSAMQQLRTTTGG; from the coding sequence ATGGCATTCGGTAAACGCACACCCAAAGACGACGACGCCGACACCTCGGCGGCCGACGAGGTCGCGGCCGCCGGCGCCGACGAGCCGTCCCCCGAAGAGTTCGAGGGCCCGTTCGACATCGAGGACTTCGACGACCCCGCGGTCGCGGAACTGGCGCGGCTCGACCTGGGCTCGGTGCTGATTCCCATGCCGGAGGCCGGCCAGCTGCAGGTCGAGCTGACCGAAACCGGTGTGCCGAGCGCGGTCTGGGTCGTCACGCCCAACGGGCGCTTCACCATCGCCGCCTATGCCGCGCCCAAGACCGGCGGCCTGTGGCGCGAAGTGGCCGGCGAGCTCGCCGAATCGCTGCGCAACGACGCGGCCCAGGTCAGCATCAAGGACGGGCCGTGGGGTCGCGAGGTGGTGGGCACCGCGACCGGCGTGGTGCGCTTCATCGGCGTCGACGGCTACCGCTGGATGATCCGCTGCGTCATCAACGGCCCGCACGAGACGATGGAAGCCCTGGAGCAGGAAGCGCGAGCGGCCTTGGCGGACACCGTGGTTCGGCGTGGCGACACGCCGCTTCCGGTGCGCACACCGCTGACCGTGCAGCTCCCCGAGCCAATGGCACAGCAGCTGCGCGAGGCCGCCGCCGCGCAACAGGCCGCGCAGCAGGACGACGCCCAACAGGCCGAGGGGCAGCAGGCATCGCCCAACGAACCGGCCGCGCGCCGCAGCGTCGACGGGTCGGCGATGCAGCAGCTGCGCACCACCACCGGCGGCTGA
- the dut gene encoding dUTP diphosphatase, translating to MSTSLAIVRLDPELPLPSRAHEGDAGIDLFSAEDVQLEPGRRALVRTGVAVAIPFGMVGLVHPRSGLAARVGLSIVNSPGTIDAGYRGEIKVALINLDPTEPIVVHRGDRIAQLLVQRVELVELVEVSSFDEAGLAETSRGDGGHGSSGGHASL from the coding sequence GTGTCGACCAGTCTGGCCATCGTCCGTCTTGACCCCGAGCTTCCGCTGCCCAGCCGCGCCCACGAGGGCGACGCCGGGATCGATCTGTTCAGCGCCGAAGACGTCCAACTGGAACCCGGGCGGCGCGCCCTGGTGCGCACCGGGGTCGCGGTCGCCATCCCGTTCGGAATGGTCGGCTTGGTGCATCCACGGTCGGGACTGGCTGCGCGAGTTGGACTTTCGATCGTCAACAGTCCGGGTACCATCGACGCGGGCTATCGCGGCGAGATCAAGGTTGCGCTGATCAATCTGGACCCGACCGAGCCGATCGTGGTGCACCGCGGCGATCGGATCGCCCAGTTGTTGGTGCAGCGAGTCGAATTAGTGGAGTTGGTCGAGGTGTCGTCGTTCGACGAGGCCGGGCTGGCCGAAACATCCCGTGGCGATGGTGGTCACGGTTCCTCCGGCGGACATGCGAGTTTGTGA
- a CDS encoding DUF3159 domain-containing protein: protein MTSNRINPERLLAQAGGVSGVIYSSLPVVVFVVASSVSGLVPAIVAAMAVAALILVWRLIRRDSPQPAFSGFFGVALCALIAYVLGESKGYFLLGIWMSLVWAVVVAASVLIRRPLVGYGWSWATGRGDGWRDVPRAVYAFDIASVGWVLVFAARFVVQGLLYDADRTGWLAVARIAMGWPLTVLAALATYAAIKSAQRAIAAVGAPAVDAEPGAVTD, encoded by the coding sequence ATGACCTCTAACCGCATCAACCCGGAACGTCTGCTGGCACAGGCAGGCGGGGTCAGTGGTGTCATCTATTCGTCGCTGCCGGTGGTGGTCTTCGTCGTCGCCTCGAGCGTGTCGGGACTGGTTCCCGCGATCGTGGCCGCAATGGCGGTGGCCGCGCTGATCCTGGTCTGGCGGCTGATTCGCCGCGACTCCCCGCAGCCGGCGTTCTCGGGTTTCTTCGGCGTCGCGCTGTGCGCGCTGATCGCCTACGTGCTGGGGGAGTCCAAGGGCTACTTCCTGTTGGGCATCTGGATGTCGCTGGTGTGGGCCGTCGTGGTCGCGGCGTCGGTGCTGATCCGCCGTCCCCTGGTCGGCTACGGGTGGAGCTGGGCGACCGGGCGTGGCGACGGCTGGCGCGACGTGCCCCGGGCCGTCTACGCGTTCGACATCGCCTCGGTCGGCTGGGTGCTGGTGTTCGCCGCCCGGTTCGTGGTTCAGGGGCTGCTCTATGACGCCGACCGGACCGGGTGGCTGGCGGTGGCGCGGATCGCGATGGGCTGGCCGCTGACCGTGCTGGCCGCGTTGGCCACCTACGCGGCGATCAAGTCGGCGCAGCGGGCCATCGCCGCCGTCGGTGCCCCCGCGGTCGACGCGGAACCCGGCGCCGTCACCGACTGA
- a CDS encoding alpha/beta hydrolase: MVVDLRGVTTVLLPGTGSDDDYVHRAFSGPLSELGAVLVTPPPRPDRLIESYLAALDDAGYRGPIAVGGVSIGAAVAAAWALAHPDRTIAVLAALPAWAGAPGAAPAALAARYSASQLRADGLAATTTQMRASSPTWLADELTRSWGAQWPHLPDAMEEAAAYVAPSCDELAGLAAPLGVASAVDDPIHPLQAGLDWVAAAPRAALRTVTLDQIGADPAALGAACLGALADL; encoded by the coding sequence GTGGTGGTCGATCTGCGCGGTGTCACGACGGTGTTGTTGCCCGGAACCGGCTCCGACGACGACTACGTTCACCGGGCATTTTCGGGTCCGTTGTCCGAACTCGGCGCGGTGCTGGTTACCCCGCCGCCGCGGCCCGATCGGTTGATCGAGAGCTACCTGGCGGCACTGGATGACGCGGGCTACCGAGGGCCGATCGCTGTGGGCGGGGTCTCGATCGGCGCCGCCGTGGCGGCCGCCTGGGCGCTGGCCCACCCCGATCGGACGATCGCGGTGCTGGCCGCGCTGCCGGCCTGGGCGGGCGCGCCCGGGGCCGCCCCTGCGGCACTCGCGGCACGGTATTCGGCGTCACAGTTGCGCGCCGACGGGCTGGCGGCGACAACGACCCAGATGCGGGCGTCCAGCCCGACCTGGCTGGCCGACGAGCTGACCCGGTCGTGGGGCGCCCAGTGGCCCCATCTGCCCGACGCCATGGAAGAGGCGGCCGCCTACGTCGCACCGAGCTGCGATGAGCTGGCCGGGCTGGCCGCGCCGCTGGGCGTGGCGTCCGCGGTCGACGATCCGATCCATCCGTTGCAGGCCGGGCTCGACTGGGTCGCCGCCGCGCCGCGCGCGGCGCTGCGGACGGTGACGCTGGATCAGATCGGCGCGGACCCGGCCGCCCTGGGGGCGGCGTGCCTGGGCGCGCTGGCCGACCTGTAG
- a CDS encoding OB-fold nucleic acid binding domain-containing protein, producing the protein MGAQGYLRRLTRRLTEDPEQLDSEELSDEVASTGAQRAIDCQRGQEVTMVGTLRSVECNGRACAGGVRAEFFDGSDTVTLVWLGQRRIPGIDSGRTLRVRGRLGKLENGTKAMYNPHYEIQR; encoded by the coding sequence ATGGGGGCCCAAGGGTATCTGCGCCGGCTCACCCGTCGGTTGACGGAGGATCCGGAACAGCTCGACTCGGAGGAACTGTCCGACGAGGTCGCAAGCACCGGTGCGCAACGGGCGATCGACTGCCAGCGTGGCCAAGAGGTCACGATGGTGGGCACGCTCCGTAGCGTCGAGTGCAACGGCAGGGCCTGCGCCGGCGGAGTACGCGCCGAATTTTTCGACGGCAGCGACACCGTCACGCTCGTGTGGCTGGGCCAGCGCCGCATCCCGGGCATCGACTCGGGCCGCACCCTACGAGTGCGTGGTCGCCTCGGCAAGCTGGAGAACGGAACCAAGGCGATGTACAACCCGCACTACGAAATTCAGCGGTGA
- a CDS encoding inositol monophosphatase family protein produces MTPSDDELVRLRSVAESLAAQAAAFVRRRRAEVFGADAGGSKVPDGGAVRSKSTPTDPVTVVDTETERLLRDRLAELRPGDPVLGEEGGGPADPAGTPAGSVTWVLDPIDGTVNFVYGIPAYAVSVGAQVNGESVAGAVADVIGNRVYSAALGLGAHVTDDEGTQLLQSSAVDDLSMALLGTGFGYSRQRRAAQAALLARMLPVVRDVRRIGSAALDLCMVASGRLDAYYEHGLQVWDRAAGALIAAEAGARVVLPAPGVNGAGLALAAAPGIADELLAVLERFNGLDPILD; encoded by the coding sequence GTGACCCCTTCCGATGACGAGCTCGTACGGCTGCGCTCGGTCGCCGAATCCCTGGCCGCTCAGGCCGCCGCATTCGTGAGGCGTCGGCGGGCAGAGGTTTTCGGCGCCGACGCGGGCGGCTCGAAAGTCCCAGACGGTGGCGCGGTGCGCTCGAAGAGCACCCCGACGGACCCGGTGACCGTGGTCGACACCGAAACGGAACGGCTGTTGCGCGACCGGTTGGCCGAATTACGGCCCGGGGACCCGGTTCTCGGCGAGGAAGGCGGCGGGCCCGCCGATCCGGCGGGCACCCCGGCCGGATCGGTCACCTGGGTGCTCGATCCCATCGACGGCACGGTGAATTTCGTCTACGGCATTCCCGCCTACGCGGTGTCGGTCGGCGCACAGGTCAACGGCGAGTCGGTGGCCGGGGCGGTCGCCGACGTGATCGGAAACCGGGTGTATTCGGCGGCGCTGGGCCTGGGTGCGCATGTCACCGACGACGAGGGGACGCAGTTGTTGCAGAGCTCCGCGGTCGACGATTTGTCGATGGCGTTGCTGGGCACCGGTTTCGGCTATTCGCGGCAGCGCCGCGCGGCGCAGGCGGCGCTGTTGGCCCGGATGCTTCCGGTGGTCCGCGACGTCCGTCGCATCGGTTCGGCCGCACTTGATCTGTGCATGGTCGCCTCGGGTCGGCTCGACGCTTACTACGAGCACGGCCTGCAGGTGTGGGATCGCGCCGCCGGTGCGCTGATCGCTGCGGAGGCGGGGGCCCGGGTGGTGCTGCCCGCGCCCGGCGTGAACGGGGCCGGTCTGGCGCTGGCCGCCGCGCCCGGCATCGCCGACGAGCTGCTGGCCGTCCTGGAGCGTTTCAACGGCCTGGATCCGATTCTGGATTGA
- a CDS encoding DUF4193 domain-containing protein translates to MPTDYDAPRRTETDDVSEDSLEELKARRNEAASAVVDVDESESAENFELPGADLSGEELSVRVIPKQADEFTCSSCFLVQHRSRLASEKNGVMICTDCAA, encoded by the coding sequence ATGCCTACCGACTACGACGCTCCACGGCGTACCGAGACCGACGACGTTTCGGAGGACTCGCTGGAGGAGCTCAAAGCGCGACGGAACGAGGCGGCTTCAGCCGTCGTCGATGTCGACGAATCTGAATCCGCTGAGAACTTTGAACTGCCTGGTGCCGACCTGTCTGGTGAAGAACTGTCGGTGCGCGTTATTCCGAAGCAGGCCGACGAGTTCACCTGCTCGAGCTGCTTTTTGGTGCAACACCGCAGTCGGCTGGCCAGCGAGAAGAACGGCGTGATGATCTGTACCGACTGCGCGGCCTGA
- a CDS encoding APC family permease — MSKLSTATRRLLIGRPFRSDRLSHTLLPKRIALPVFASDALSSVAYAPEEVFLMLSVAGVTAYALTPWIGLAVAAVMLVVVASYRQNVHAYPSGGGDYEVVTTNLGGTAGLVVASALMVDYVLTVAVSTASAMANIGSAVPIVAQHKVFFCVMSILLVMALNLRGVRESGLAFAIPTYAFIIGVLVMIGWGLFRIFVLGNPLRAESAGFQMRAEHGQVVGFALAFLVARSFSSGCAALTGVEAISNGVPAFEKPKSRNAATTLLMLGGIAVTLLMGIIVLAEKIGVKLVEDPATQLGGAPKGYYQKTLVTQLAQTVFGSFHIGFLLIATVTALILVLAANTAFNGFPVLGSILAQHSYLPRQLHTRGDRLAFSNGILFLSGAALLAIIAFRGEVTALIQLYIVGVFISFTLSQIGMVRHWTRLLRSETDPRVRRKMMRSRVVNTVGLLSTGTVLLVVLVTKFAAGAWIALFAMSLLFGIMKMIHRHYNTVNRELEERAAAQDDVVLPSRNHAVVLVSKLHLPTLRALAYARATRPDVLEAVTVSVDDAETRELVHKWEESDISVPLKVIASPYREVTRPVLEYVKRAREESPRTVVTVFIPEYVVGHWWEQVLHNQSALRLKGRLLFMPGVMVTSVPWQLSSSERRKTLQPHVAPGDARRGIFD, encoded by the coding sequence GTGTCCAAACTTTCAACCGCCACCCGTCGGTTGCTTATCGGTCGGCCGTTTCGCAGCGACCGGCTGAGTCACACGCTGCTGCCCAAGCGGATCGCCTTGCCGGTGTTCGCCTCCGACGCGCTGTCCTCGGTTGCGTACGCGCCAGAGGAAGTGTTCCTGATGCTCTCGGTGGCCGGGGTCACGGCGTATGCGCTGACACCGTGGATCGGGCTCGCGGTGGCCGCGGTCATGCTGGTGGTGGTCGCCAGCTACCGGCAGAACGTTCACGCCTACCCGTCCGGCGGCGGCGACTACGAGGTGGTCACCACCAACCTCGGTGGCACCGCCGGGCTCGTCGTCGCCAGCGCGCTGATGGTGGATTATGTTCTGACCGTTGCGGTCTCGACGGCGTCGGCGATGGCCAACATCGGCTCGGCGGTCCCGATCGTGGCCCAGCACAAGGTGTTCTTCTGCGTGATGTCCATCCTGCTGGTGATGGCGCTGAACCTGCGAGGGGTGCGCGAGTCCGGGCTGGCGTTCGCCATCCCGACCTATGCGTTCATCATCGGCGTGCTGGTGATGATCGGCTGGGGTCTGTTCCGGATCTTCGTGTTGGGCAATCCGCTGCGGGCCGAGTCGGCCGGTTTCCAGATGCGCGCCGAGCACGGCCAGGTCGTCGGTTTCGCCTTGGCGTTCTTGGTGGCTCGGTCGTTTTCTTCGGGGTGTGCGGCGCTGACGGGTGTCGAGGCGATCAGCAACGGGGTGCCGGCCTTTGAGAAACCCAAGTCGCGCAACGCGGCGACCACTCTGCTGATGCTGGGCGGTATCGCGGTCACCCTGCTGATGGGCATCATCGTGCTGGCCGAGAAGATCGGCGTTAAGCTCGTGGAGGATCCCGCGACGCAGCTGGGCGGCGCGCCGAAGGGCTACTACCAGAAGACCTTGGTCACCCAGCTGGCGCAAACGGTGTTCGGCAGCTTCCACATCGGGTTCCTGCTGATCGCCACGGTGACCGCCCTCATCTTGGTGCTGGCGGCCAACACCGCCTTCAACGGGTTCCCGGTGCTCGGTTCGATCCTGGCGCAGCACAGTTACCTGCCGCGCCAATTGCACACCCGCGGAGACCGATTGGCGTTCTCCAACGGGATCCTGTTCCTGTCGGGCGCGGCGCTGCTGGCGATCATCGCGTTCCGTGGTGAGGTCACCGCCCTGATTCAGCTGTACATCGTCGGCGTGTTCATTTCATTCACGCTGAGTCAGATCGGCATGGTGCGGCACTGGACCCGGCTGCTGCGCAGCGAAACCGATCCGCGGGTGCGGCGCAAGATGATGCGCTCGCGGGTGGTAAACACGGTCGGATTGTTGTCCACCGGCACGGTGTTGCTGGTGGTGCTGGTGACCAAGTTCGCCGCCGGCGCGTGGATCGCCCTGTTCGCGATGAGCCTGCTGTTCGGGATCATGAAAATGATTCACCGGCACTACAACACCGTGAACCGCGAATTGGAGGAACGGGCCGCCGCCCAGGACGACGTGGTGCTGCCCAGCCGCAATCACGCCGTGGTGCTGGTGTCGAAGCTGCACCTGCCGACCCTGCGTGCGCTGGCCTACGCCAGGGCCACCCGCCCCGACGTCCTCGAGGCGGTGACGGTCAGCGTCGACGACGCGGAAACCCGTGAGCTGGTGCACAAGTGGGAGGAAAGCGATATCAGCGTCCCGCTCAAGGTCATCGCCTCGCCGTATCGTGAAGTCACCCGTCCCGTCTTGGAATACGTCAAACGGGCCAGGGAGGAGTCGCCGCGCACGGTGGTGACGGTGTTCATTCCGGAGTACGTGGTGGGCCATTGGTGGGAGCAGGTGCTGCACAACCAGAGCGCTCTTCGGCTCAAGGGCCGCCTGCTGTTCATGCCGGGCGTCATGGTGACTTCGGTTCCGTGGCAGTTGAGTTCGTCGGAACGGCGCAAAACCCTGCAGCCGCATGTGGCGCCGGGTGACGCTCGTAGGGGAATCTTCGATTGA
- the cei gene encoding envelope integrity protein Cei: MVTQITEGTAFDKHGRPFRRRNPRPAIVVVVLLAVATGVIWTIALTRPAKVHEAVVCNPPPQAAGSAPAQLGEQVSRSAMMDVTPAKLADTKVRVLNASGRGGQAGDVAGAMKDLGFAQPTAANDPLYAGTRLTCQGQIRFGTAGQATAAAVWLVAPCTELFNDNRADDSVDLSLGTDFSALAHDDDIDAVLATLRPGATEPSDPTLLAKIHASSC; encoded by the coding sequence GTGGTCACGCAAATCACCGAGGGTACAGCCTTTGACAAGCACGGCCGCCCTTTTCGGCGGCGCAACCCCCGGCCGGCCATTGTCGTGGTGGTGCTTCTGGCGGTGGCCACCGGCGTGATCTGGACGATTGCGCTGACGCGGCCCGCCAAGGTGCACGAAGCCGTGGTGTGCAATCCCCCGCCCCAGGCGGCCGGTTCGGCGCCGGCCCAGCTCGGTGAGCAGGTGTCGCGCAGCGCCATGATGGACGTCACACCCGCCAAACTCGCCGACACCAAGGTTCGTGTCCTCAACGCCAGCGGCCGGGGCGGGCAGGCCGGCGATGTCGCCGGGGCGATGAAAGACCTCGGCTTCGCGCAACCGACCGCCGCCAACGATCCCCTCTATGCGGGCACCAGACTCACCTGCCAGGGCCAGATCCGGTTCGGCACCGCCGGACAGGCCACCGCGGCGGCCGTGTGGCTGGTGGCCCCGTGCACCGAGCTGTTCAACGACAACCGCGCCGACGATTCCGTCGACCTGTCCCTGGGCACCGACTTCAGCGCGTTGGCCCACGACGATGACATCGACGCGGTGCTCGCCACCCTGCGTCCCGGCGCCACCGAGCCCTCAGATCCCACGCTGCTGGCCAAGATTCACGCCAGCAGCTGCTGA
- a CDS encoding potassium channel family protein, producing the protein MRVVVMGCGRVGSSVADGLSRIGHDVAVIDRDSTAFNRLSPEYAGERVLGQGFDRDVLLRARIEEADAFAAVSSGDNSNIISARLARETFGVKRVVARIYDAKRAEVYERLGIPTIATVPWTTDRLLNALLRETETAKWRDPTGTVAVSEVVLHEDWIGHRVTDLEQATGARVAFLIRFGAGVLPEPKSVIQAGDQVYVAAISGRAAEAVAIAALPPSEDL; encoded by the coding sequence TTGCGAGTAGTGGTGATGGGCTGCGGCCGGGTCGGTTCTTCGGTCGCCGACGGGCTCTCCCGCATCGGTCACGACGTCGCGGTCATCGACCGTGACAGCACCGCGTTCAACCGGCTCAGCCCCGAATACGCCGGCGAACGGGTGCTGGGGCAGGGATTCGACCGAGACGTGCTGCTGAGGGCCCGTATCGAGGAGGCGGACGCGTTCGCCGCGGTGTCCTCCGGCGACAACTCCAACATCATCTCGGCGCGACTGGCCCGGGAGACGTTCGGCGTCAAGCGGGTGGTGGCCCGCATCTACGACGCCAAGCGCGCCGAGGTCTACGAGCGGCTGGGCATTCCCACCATCGCGACCGTGCCCTGGACCACCGATCGCCTGCTGAACGCGCTGCTGCGCGAGACCGAGACGGCCAAGTGGCGCGATCCGACCGGCACCGTCGCCGTGTCCGAGGTCGTCCTGCACGAGGACTGGATCGGGCATCGGGTCACCGATCTCGAGCAGGCGACCGGCGCCCGGGTGGCCTTCCTCATCCGTTTCGGGGCCGGCGTGTTGCCGGAACCTAAATCGGTTATCCAGGCCGGCGACCAGGTGTACGTCGCCGCGATCTCCGGGCGCGCCGCCGAGGCGGTGGCGATCGCCGCCCTACCACCCAGCGAAGACCTGTGA
- a CDS encoding DUF3093 domain-containing protein, translating into MSDTRVAPHNVRYRERLWVPWWWWPPAFALAGIIAFEFNMGVTRQSSWWPYAALFAVAAAALLWLGRIEIRVTADPAAPGEVQLWAGQAHLPVTVISRSAEIAPSAKSAALGRQLDPAAYVLHRAWVGPMILAVLDDPDDPTPYWLVSCRHPERVLSALTR; encoded by the coding sequence GTGTCAGATACGCGCGTCGCGCCGCACAACGTGCGGTATCGCGAACGATTGTGGGTTCCGTGGTGGTGGTGGCCACCGGCCTTCGCGCTGGCCGGCATCATCGCCTTCGAATTCAACATGGGCGTCACCCGCCAGTCGTCCTGGTGGCCGTACGCGGCGCTGTTCGCGGTGGCGGCCGCGGCGCTGCTGTGGCTGGGCCGCATCGAGATCCGGGTCACCGCCGACCCGGCGGCGCCGGGCGAGGTGCAGCTGTGGGCCGGCCAGGCGCATCTGCCGGTCACCGTGATCTCCCGGTCCGCGGAGATAGCGCCCTCGGCCAAGTCCGCCGCCCTGGGCCGCCAACTCGACCCGGCGGCGTACGTGCTGCACAGGGCATGGGTAGGGCCGATGATCCTGGCGGTACTCGACGATCCGGACGACCCGACGCCGTACTGGCTGGTGAGCTGCCGTCACCCCGAGCGGGTGCTGTCGGCACTGACACGGTGA
- a CDS encoding potassium channel family protein gives MKVAVAGAGAVGRSVTRELIGNGHDVTLIERNPDHVDVDAIPAAHWRLGDACELSLLESVHLHEFDVVVAATGDDKANVVLSLLAKTEFAVPRVVARVNDPRNEWLFTDAWGVDVAVSTPRMLASLIEEAVAVGDLVRLMEFRKGQANLVEITLPDDTPWGGKPVRKLQLPRNTSLVTILRGPRVIVPEEDEPLEGGDELLFVAVAEAEEDLQKLLLGSHDPAGG, from the coding sequence ATGAAAGTAGCTGTAGCCGGCGCCGGCGCGGTCGGCCGCTCGGTCACCCGCGAACTCATCGGCAACGGCCACGACGTGACGCTGATCGAACGCAATCCCGATCACGTCGACGTCGACGCCATCCCGGCCGCGCACTGGCGGCTGGGCGACGCCTGCGAACTGAGTCTGCTGGAGTCGGTACACCTGCACGAGTTCGACGTGGTGGTGGCCGCGACCGGCGACGACAAGGCCAACGTCGTGCTAAGCCTTTTGGCCAAAACCGAATTCGCGGTGCCGCGGGTAGTGGCGCGGGTCAACGATCCCCGCAACGAATGGCTGTTCACCGACGCCTGGGGGGTCGACGTGGCGGTGTCGACGCCGCGCATGCTGGCGTCGCTCATCGAAGAGGCCGTCGCCGTGGGCGATCTGGTGCGGCTGATGGAATTCCGCAAGGGGCAGGCCAACCTGGTCGAGATCACGCTGCCCGACGACACGCCGTGGGGCGGCAAGCCGGTGCGCAAACTGCAACTGCCGCGGAACACCTCGCTGGTGACGATCCTGCGCGGCCCGCGGGTGATCGTGCCCGAGGAGGACGAGCCGCTGGAGGGCGGAGACGAGCTGCTGTTCGTCGCCGTTGCCGAGGCGGAAGAGGACCTGCAGAAGCTGCTCCTGGGCAGCCACGATCCGGCCGGCGGCTGA